Within the Opitutaceae bacterium TAV5 genome, the region CCTTTCCAGAGGTCCACGCGATTGAGCGCGGAGCGGTCCTCGCGCGTGTAGGCCGGCGCGAGGCGGCCGGCGAAGGACGACGCGAACAGGCACGTCATGGCAACGGCAATACGGAGGGCGAAGGCCAGCGGAGCGGCGGGCGAGGCGCCCGCTGAACAGAGGCCAGAGGCCAGAGACCAGAGGACAGAAGACAGGCTCCGACTGCCGATTGTCTGGTCTCTGGCTTCTGGCCTCTGGCTTCTTTCCCCAGCGGGCGGGACGCTCGCGCCACGCGGAGAGGCAACGCTTACGGGCAGGGATGCCCGTGTCACGCCGGCGGGCGGGACGCCCGCTCCACTTTCCGGACACGGGCTGGAAGCCCGTGCCACTTTTTCTGCCAATCGGGCAGGATGCCCATGCCACGCCTTCGCGCCACGCCGCCAGCGCCAGGCGACCGACAACAGCCACACCAGCGCCGCGCCGGCCACGGCCATCCAGCCGCCGCGCGAATACGTCTTGGCCAGCGCCCACCAGAGCGCCGCCTCGCCGGCCCCCACCGCGAGGAGCGCCGCCCATCCGGCGGTGATCCATAATCCCTTCCCGCGCGATGACCCCCGCGACTCGAGGGCCTGCGCCAGCCAGCCGGAAATCAGCCACATCAATGGCAAGAGTGTTGCCAAAAAAGCTCCGGCGTGATTGGGAGTCTCCCAACCCAATGCCCAGCGCAGATGTCCCTCGAAATAATAGTCCATGGCAGAAGGCGCGGTCGGACAGCGACCTCTGTACGTGAATCCCGCTACGGCCAGCTTTTTCGTAGCGCCCGCCTGTTCGCGCTGCCTGTTGCGCTCGTCTGTGCCGGTGGCGGCGAGGCCCGCGCCGCCACCGACGAACGCACCGAAGGCGGCATCTACGAGCGCACCGTCAAGCTCGTCGGCACCGATGACCGGGACCTGACGTTTTTCGTCAAGCTGCCGCCCGGCGCCCGCACCGGCGAGGACGTGGGCGGCGTGTTCGCGTTCTGCACCTGGCAATCCGATCCGGAAACGATCCGCGAGGTGCTGCTCGACAAGGCGAAAGACGGCACGACGAGCCGCGTGTCGCGCTTCGCCTTCGAGCGCAACATGGCGGTGGTGAGCTGGACGACCTTTTCGGCCAAGGGCGCCTTCGACCGGTCGCGCAGTTTCGACGAAATGAAGAACAAGGAGATCCGGCAGTTCGACCGCGAGTTCACCCGGATCGCCCGCAAGTGGCGCAGCGGGGTGGACGGATTGATCACCGATTACCGGCTGCCGAAAAACGGCTGGCTGCTCTACGGCATCTCGCGCGGCGGCCAGTGGGCGCACCGCATCGCCCTGCGCGAGCCCGATCTCTTCGCCGCCGTGCACGTGCATATCAACAGTTCCTACGATCAGCCCGTGCCCGAGGCCGCCGGCGTGCGCTGGCTGGTGACGACCGGCGAACTCGAGGCGGGCTATCCTGCCGCGCGGCAGTTTTTCACGGCGGCGCGCAAGCTCGGCTATCCGATGATCTTTCACGCCGAGCCCAAACTCGGCCACGACAACAGCCCGGCCATCGATCGCCTGAGCGGGGCGTTCTTCACGTGGGTGGTGGACAACCTGCGCGCCGCCCGCACCGGCCAGCCCGCGCCCGTCACGGAAACCTTTGCTGGCGATTATCTCACCCACGAATACGTGCCCGCCGCCCGCGCCGAAGAAATCTCCGCCGAACTCCGTGTCCCGCTCCCCTCGCGCCCCGTCGCCGAGGCCTGGGGGCTGCCGGCGGAGTGAGCCGGTCCCGGCAAAAACCCGACCACGGATTGCACGGATAACCACGGATAAATTCCACGGAAGGAGGCCCACGAAACACACGAAAAGACACGAAAAAAATACAAAGAATCCAAGGGTTCGGCCTTCGTGTCTTTTCGTGTGTTTCGTGGGCCTCCATGCAATCCGTGGTCAAAAAAACCATGCGCCCTCTCTTCCCGTTTTTCTCCCTGATTTTTACCCTAGCCGCCGCGCCGTTTCTGCACGCCGGCTCGTGGACCACCACGATCAAACCGAAGCGTGATGACAATTTCAATACGGCTTCCTTTCGCCTCTGGATCGACGACGCGCAGGGATCGGGATCGACCATAAAACCGGTGCGCGGCCTGCTCGTGGTCGCCCCGGGCTGGAATGGCGACGGCGCGCGGCTGGCCGATGACGGACGCTGGCAGGCGCTCGCCCGCGAACTGTCGTTCGGCATCGTGGCCGTCACCTTCAAGAGCGACGACGATACCAGCCGGAAACCGCCCTACCACGCGGCGCACCTCGGCAGCGGCGCCGCGTTCCTGCGCGCGCTGCGCACGCTCGCTTCCGACAGCCGCCATCCCGAGGTCGCCGACGCGCCCTGGCTGGCGTGGGGACACTCCGCGGGCGGGCAACTGGCTTACGGGCTCGCTTGCGTGCGACCCGACCGCACGCTCGCCTTCGCGGCGATCAAGGGCGGTTACTACGAAACGGAATTCGACAAGCGCGCCCGCGCCGTGCCCGGCCTGTGGGTCGTAGGCGAGCGCGACGAGCCATTTCGCGCGCAAGCCATCACGGACCTGTTCGAGGAACATCGCAAGAACGGCGCGCTCTGGTGCGTGGCGTGGGAAAAAAACTCCGGTCACGAGGAGGGCCGCAGCCGGGAGATCGTGCTGCCGTTTTTCCGCGAGGCCGTCGCCCTGCGTCTGCCCGCCACCGGCCGCACGGTGCAACCCGTGACTGTGAGTAAAACCGCCGGCTGGCTCGGCATCCGCGCCAGTTACGCCATCACGCCGGCGGCGAAACCGCCGGTGCCTGTGCCCGCCACCGTCCGCACCGTCTGGCTGCCGGGCGAAGCGTCGGCCAGGGCGTGGGTGAAGCTCGGCGGCGGAGCCGATAACCTCGACGGCAACTGAAGGGAACTTCTAAAAATTGAACAGAAGGCAACGAAGAGAACGAAGAACAACCAAGGACGCTTACTGTTCACTCCTGTTTAAATTTTTTAAAATAAATAACTTATTATTCAGGGTCTTCTTTGTTTTACCTTCGTTTCCTTGGTTTCCTTCTGTTCAAAAATGAATTTTTAGAACTTCCCTGAAGCCATTTGCAGTCGGGATCGGTGCGTTGTGGAGGGGCGGCGTCCCCGCCGCCCGACGGACCGACAGGTCCGCCAGGGCAACCAGGCAAGGCGTGCTGCGCACGTCCGGCGCCGGGGACGGCGCCGCTCCCGGCCCAAGCTCCGTTTGAGGAATTTGCAACGGAGGCGGGACGCGGTTGTTTTTTTTCTGATTGCCGCGCTGCTGTATTGCGCGGGGTGTAGCCTGCGGTAGGGTCTCAGCGTCTTTGCCCTCGTAATGCTGTTTTTTCATCGTTTTTCCCTCATGTCGCGGCCGGTCTGGCTTGTGGCCGGGCTCGCGCTCGCCGCCTCCCTCGCTTCCTGCAAACGCGCCGCGCCCCCGTCGGGCGGCGGGTCCGCCCCCGTCCCCATCCGCGCAGCCAAGGCGGAACGCCGCACCATGCCGGTGACCTATGACGCCGTCGGCATCGCCCAGTCGCTCCGTTCGGTCGCCATCCAGAGCCAGGTCGATGGCGTGATTGAATCCGTTCATTTCCGTGATGGCGACACCGTCGAGACCAACGCCCTCCTCGTCACCCTCGACAAGCGCCCGTTCGTCGCCCGGCTCAAGCTCGCCGAGGCCGGGTTTCGCCAGGCCAAGGTCGAGGCCGAACGCGCCACCAGCGAACTGGCCCGCTACGAAAAACTCGTGGCCGGCGGCCTCGTCTCGCAGGAAACGTACCTGCAATACGCCACGGCCGAGGCCACCGCCCAGGCCGCCGTCGCCGCCAGGCAGGCCGAGCTGGACACCGCCCGCCTCGATCTCGGCTACACCGAAATCCGCGCGCCGTTCACCGGGCGCACCAGCCGCCTCGCCCTGCGCGAGGGCTCGCTCGTCAAGGCCAACGACGCCACCCGCCCGCTGCTCACCATCAACCAGCTCGCGCCGCTCGCGGTGGAGTTTTCCGTGACCGAGAACATCCTCGACTCCGTCCGCTCCGCGCTCGCCGCCGGCACCGTGCCCGTCGAAGGCCGTCTCCAGGACGGCTCCGGCCGCACGGTCCGTGGCCACCTCGACTATTTCGACAACACCGTGGACGCCACCACCGGCACCATCGGCCTGCGCGCCGTCTTCGACAACGAGGACCACGCGCTCTGGCCCGGCGTCTTCGTCCGCGTGACGGTCATCCTCGGCGAGATCCGCGACGCCACCGTCGTCCCGGCCGCCGCCGTCACGGACGGGCAGAACGGCTCCCTCGCTTTTGTCGTGAAAGAGGACAACGGCATCGACATCCGCACGGTCCTCACCGGCCGGCGCGACACCGATCTCGTTGTCGTGACCCGAGGCATCGCACCGGGCGAGACGGTGGTGACCGACGGCCAGATCCGCCTCACGCCGCGTTCCCGCGTGGTGATCCGCAACGATGCTCCCGCCCCCGGGGACCCGGACGGCGACGCGCCGGACCCTGCGCCGGGCGGTTCATCGCCGCCCGCGTCCGCATCCGCCCGCGAGGACGCCGGCAGCACCACGACGATCGTCACACCCGTTCCCGGCGCGGCCGGCGACAACCGATGAATCTCCCCGAGCTCTGCATCCGGCGTCCGGTGATGACGACGCTGCTCACGGTGGCGTTGCTCGTGTTCGGCTTCGTGGCGTACCGCGCCCTGCCCGTCAGCGACATGCCCAATGTCGAGATGCCCACGATCACGATCCGGGCCAATCTCCCCGGCGCCTCTCCGGAGACGATGGCCTCCGCCGTGGCCACGCCCATCGAGGGCCAGCTCGCCACCATCGCGGGCATCGACTCGATGACCTCGGTCAGCACGCTGGGCAGCACGCGCATCACGCTCCAGTTCGCGCTCGACCGCGACATCGACGCCGCCGCCCAGGATGTGCAGACGGCCCTCTCCGCCGCCCAGCGCAATCTGCCCACGGAGATGACGAGCACGCCCTCCTTCCGCAAATCCAACCCCGCCGACACGCCCATCCTCTACATCACACTCAGCTCGCCCACGCTGCCCCTGTCACAGGTCAACGACTACGCGGAAACCACGCTCGCGCCCCGTATTTCGATGATCAGCGGCGTCGCCGACGTGAGTGTGTATGGTTCCCAGAAATACGCCGTGCGCGCCCGCTTCGATCCGCGCCTGCTCGCCGCGCGCGGCATCGGCATCGAGGAGGTGCAGGCCGCCCTCGCCGCGCAAAACGTCAACCAGCCCACCGGCCAGATCGACGGCACGCGCCAGACCTTCACGCTCAAGGCCACCGGCCAGTTGCAGAATGCGAAGGAGTTTGCCGACATCGTGGTGGCCTGGCGCAACGGCACGCCCGTCCGCCTCGGCGAACTGGCCACGGTCATCGACAGCGTGGAAAACACCCGCCAGGCCAGCACCTACTTCGAACAGGACAAGGAGACCGGCGAGATCGACTCGCGCCGCAACATCATGCTCGCCGTGATGAAACAGGCCGGCACCAACACGGTCGAGGTCGTGGACCGCATCCGGGCCGCGCTGCCCGCCTTCCAGGCCGAGTTGCCCGCCTCCGTCAGGCTCGACATCATGCGCGACGGCTCGACCGCCGTGCGCGAATCCGTGCACGACGTGGAGTTCACGCTGCTGCTCTCCATCGCGCTCGTGATCCTGGTGATCTTCCTCTTCCTGCGTTCGGCCGTGGCCACGGTGATCCCGAGCGTGGCCATCCCGCTGGCGCTGCTCGGCACCTTTGTGGTGATGCACTTTTACGGGTTCACGCTGGACAATTTTTCGCTGCTCGCGCTGACGCTCTCGGTCGGCTTCGTGGTGGACGACGCCATCGTGATGCTGGAAAACATCGTCCGCTATGTGGAAAAGGGCATGTCCGTGCGCGACGCCGCGCTCAAGGGCGCGGGGGAGATCGGGTTCACGATCATCTCGATGACGCTGTCGCTCGTGGCCGTGTTTATCCCGCTGATGTTCATGAGCGGCGTGCTCGGCCTGCTGTTGCACGAGTTCGCGATCACGATCACCGCCTCGATCCTCGTCTCCGGGCTCGTGTCCCTCACGCTCACGCCGATGTTGTGCAGCCGGTTTCTGAAACCGAAACCGGCTGCGCCGGTTCAGTTTGGGGTTCAGGGTCTGGAGTCTGGTGTTCAGGCAACACCGCATGTCGGACCAGTTGCGTCGCAACCGGCAACTCCAGACCCTGAACTCCAGACGCCAAACCTCCCTCCGCCGGAGGCGGAGGCGCACGGAAAATTCTACAACGCCTGCGAACGCCTCTTCGACGGCGCGCTGCATCTCTATGAACGCACCCTGAACGTGTGCATGCGTCATCGCCTGGCGACGGTGAGCACCGCGCTCGTTTCGGTGGTGCTCACGGCGCTGGTGTTTTTCCGGCTCCCGCAGGGTTTTATCCCGACCGATGACCAGGGGCTGATCAGCGTGAGCGTGGAGGCGGCGCAAAGCACGTCCATCGACGCGATGCGCACCTACATGGACGAGGCTTCGCGGGTCGTCGCCGCGCACCCCGCGGTCGATGCCGTGCAGTCCACCATCGGCGGCGGGCGCAACACCGGCACCAACAGCGGCAGCATGACCGTGCGCCTCAAGGACCGCTCCGAGCGCGCCTCGGCCTTCGAGGTCGTCCACGACCTGCGCAGGCAGCTCTCGCAGGTCGTCGGCATCCGCGCCTATCCGCAGGTGCCCCCGGCGATCCGCATCGGCGGCATGTCCTCGAAAGCCCAATACCAGGTGGCCATCTCCGGCTCCGACCTCAACGAACTCTACGCTGTCGCCCAGGTGATGGACGAACGTCTCCGCCGCCTGCCCGCGCTGGCCGACTTCAACAGCGATCTCGAAATCACCAGCCCGCAACTGCGCGTGGCCATCCAGCGCGACCACGCGGCCAGGATCGGCATCACGCCCGCGCAGATCGAGACCGCTCTCTACAGTGCGTTCGGCGCGCGCCAGGTGAGCACGATCTACACGGACCGGGCGCAATACTACGTCATCATGGAGGCCGAACCCGCCCTGGCGCGCGATCCCGAATCGCTGCTCGCCGTCCATCTGCGCACGACGAGCGGACGGCTCGTGCCGCTCGATGCCATGGTGCGCATCGAGCGCACGGTGGGCCCGCTCAGCGTCGGCCACCTCGGGCAATCGCCGTCCGTGACCTTTTCGTTCAACCTGCAACCCGGCTACGCGCTCGGCGACGCGACGCGCTCGGTCGAGGAAGTGGCCACCGACGTGCTGCCCCCGTCCGTCAGCTACTCGCTGCTCGGCACGGCGCAGGCTTTCCAGGATTCGCTGGCGGGCATCGGCTGGCTGCTGGTGCTGGCGATCTTCGTGATCTATGTGGTGCTGGGCATCCTGTACGAGGACTTCATCCACCCGCTGACGATTCTTTCCGGCCTGCCGGCGGCGGGTCTCGGCGCGCTGCTCACGCTGTGGATATTTGGCGAGGAGCTGAATATCATGGGCTACGTGGGCCTGGTGCTGCTGATCGGCATCGTGAAAAAGAACGCGATCATGATGATCGATTTCGCGATGGCGGCGGAGCGCGAGCAGGGGGCGGATTTCTCGCCCGAGAAAGCGATTTACCAGGCGTGCGTGGTGCGTTTCCGGCCGATCATGATGACGACGTTTGCCGCGCTGGCGGCGGCGGTTCCGATCGCGATGGGCATGGGCGCGGGCGCCGAATCACGCCGGCCGCTCGGCCTCGCGGTGGTCGGCGGCCTCGTGGTCTCGCAGGTGCTCACGCTCTTCATCACGCCGGTGATCTATCTCTATATGGAGCAGTTCAAGCAGTGGTGGCGCGGGCGCAAGGCGGCGGCGTGATCGCGGCGCGTCTGCTGCTTCCGGTTTTACACAAAGGCCGCAAGGAACGCGAAGGATTGCCGATCCTGATCTTCGCGGTCCTTGCGGCCTTTGTGTAAAAATCAAAAGGCCTTGAGGCGCTGGTAATGCGCCCGCCGCCGGCGCAAGGCGGCCCAGGCGAGCGCGCCGCATCCGAGCAGGGCCGCCCACGTCGCGGGCTCCGGCACGGCCGCCAGGCTGGTGAGCAGCGTGTAGCCGGCGAGGCCCTCGTAGCCGCTGAACGCCGCTGCCCCGGCCTCGTCCGCAAAGTGGCCGAAGGAGAAGTCATCGATGGTGCCGGTCACCCACTCGCCGGTAACGGAGTCACGGATACGAATGTGGCCTCCGTTGATGAGGCGTTCGATGTCGGTGGTCCTGTCGCCGCTGAAGGCGAGAAAGCCTCCGTCGAGGTTCACAAAGTTGTCCGTTCCGGGTGCGGACGAGGAAAAGTAGACAAAGTAAAGATCCCTCTGGATGGAGACCAGTCCTCCGTCTTCGATCGTAAGCGAATTGTGGCTGCCGCCATCACCGATGAGCAGGTTGCCGGCAAGGTCCCAGCGGGAATCACGTCCGGTCACAACCACACGGTTGTGGTTGGCGCCCTGGTAACGGCCAATGTAGGAAAAGTCCGTGGAGGAGGTGGAAACCTGGCCGCCGTTTTCCACGCGCAGCACATTGTGGCTTCCCCGGAGCCCGATCATGAACCGCAGCCGGGCATCGAGGCGGGCTGAAGGACCCGATACGAGCACGTTGTTGTCATTGCCTGTGGCCTGGGAGCCGACAATGAGATCGTATTCGACAATGTTGACATGCGCCCCCTGGTCGACGGTGAGATTGTTCCGGGCTCCCGCCCCCCCGACGTAGAGATCGTAAGCGACTGTCCAGATGGAGCCGCTGCCGGTGATATGGGCGTTGTTGTCGTCGGCCCCCTCGGCCTGGCCGATGTAAACGTAGCCTCCCGATCCCAGGGAAGAACCGTTCCGGACAATGAGCCGGTTCCAGGCAGTGGAGGCGCCGAGCCAGACGTATCCGGCATGATTCACTGTCACGGAGCTGTCCTGGCCGACGAGGTAAAGGGCCGGATCGGTTCCGGTGCCTCCGGCACTCATGCTGGACGGCACCTGGGTATCCACAGCGACAATCCCGGCGTGGAGAGCGGGAACCGCCAGCGCGAGCGGGAGCGCGACGGTAGCGGAGCGAATGCGGGAAAGGATATTCCGGAATCGGGATGTGGTAGTCATACCCGCCGAGGATAGCGGGAAAGGCGGCGAAGGTGTTACCCCACTTCGGAGGGGGAGGGGGGGGAGCGCCGGCGGAGGGAGGTCAGGCCGTTGCCCGCGCGGGGATGTCCACAAACCCGGCCGGCGTGGCGTCTTTCTGCCGCAGTTCCAGGCAGGTGCGCCGCGCCCAGGCGATGGCGGCGTGGCGGTTGCCGACGCCGCTCTTGTCGAAAACGGCAGCCGCGTACTCCTTCACGGTGTAGAGGCTGAGACCGAGAATGCCGCCGATCTCGGCGTTGCTCTTGCCCTGGGCGATCCAGAACAGGGTCTCGGCCTCGCGGGGCGTGAGGCCGGCGCGCACCAGCAGGCGCGGATCGACGATCTCGTCGGGTTGCAGGGCGGCGTGTCCGCAGGCGAGGGCGCGGGCGTTGGCGAGGAGCGGCTGGGCGTGGGTGAGCAGCGTCAGTTCGTCGTCGGAAAAATCGGAGCCGCCGGCGCGTTCGAGTCCGAAAAAAAGAATCTCCCCGGGTCGCGACGGGACGTGCAGCGCGCAGTGGTTGTCGATACCGAGGGGGCGGTAAACCTCGGAATATATGTCGAGGTCGCGAAACTGGCGGCTGCTGAAAAACTGGCTGCGACGAAAGGGGCGGCCGCCGTTGGTGGAGGGGTCGAAGTTGTAGAGCGGATACCGGTCCATGAGCCGGCCGAAGGCGGGGATGGTGTGGCCGAAATCGGGGTGATGCCGGTCGAAGCCGATATCGAGACGACGGGTGCGGCAGTCGAGCACGCCGCAGGCGATGAATTCGCAGGAAACCAGCCGGCGCAGAAAACGGAATCCGCGTTCGATAAAACGGCCGGGAGTCAGGTCGGGGGTGTAGAGATCGCGGCAGGCAAGGCTGAATTGCCCGATGTCCATAAGCATTTCAGCTTCTGTCTATTCCACGCGCTTCTGTTTGCCAGAACTTTTTGTCACCGGGCGGCTTTTGCCGGGAATTGGCGAAAATGGGTCCGGAGGTGGTCCGCCTTTACGGCTTGCCGGGCAGGGTGGC harbors:
- a CDS encoding dienelactone hydrolase, coding for MQSVVKKTMRPLFPFFSLIFTLAAAPFLHAGSWTTTIKPKRDDNFNTASFRLWIDDAQGSGSTIKPVRGLLVVAPGWNGDGARLADDGRWQALARELSFGIVAVTFKSDDDTSRKPPYHAAHLGSGAAFLRALRTLASDSRHPEVADAPWLAWGHSAGGQLAYGLACVRPDRTLAFAAIKGGYYETEFDKRARAVPGLWVVGERDEPFRAQAITDLFEEHRKNGALWCVAWEKNSGHEEGRSREIVLPFFREAVALRLPATGRTVQPVTVSKTAGWLGIRASYAITPAAKPPVPVPATVRTVWLPGEASARAWVKLGGGADNLDGN
- a CDS encoding RND transporter — translated: MSRPVWLVAGLALAASLASCKRAAPPSGGGSAPVPIRAAKAERRTMPVTYDAVGIAQSLRSVAIQSQVDGVIESVHFRDGDTVETNALLVTLDKRPFVARLKLAEAGFRQAKVEAERATSELARYEKLVAGGLVSQETYLQYATAEATAQAAVAARQAELDTARLDLGYTEIRAPFTGRTSRLALREGSLVKANDATRPLLTINQLAPLAVEFSVTENILDSVRSALAAGTVPVEGRLQDGSGRTVRGHLDYFDNTVDATTGTIGLRAVFDNEDHALWPGVFVRVTVILGEIRDATVVPAAAVTDGQNGSLAFVVKEDNGIDIRTVLTGRRDTDLVVVTRGIAPGETVVTDGQIRLTPRSRVVIRNDAPAPGDPDGDAPDPAPGGSSPPASASAREDAGSTTTIVTPVPGAAGDNR
- a CDS encoding acriflavine resistance protein B, coding for MNLPELCIRRPVMTTLLTVALLVFGFVAYRALPVSDMPNVEMPTITIRANLPGASPETMASAVATPIEGQLATIAGIDSMTSVSTLGSTRITLQFALDRDIDAAAQDVQTALSAAQRNLPTEMTSTPSFRKSNPADTPILYITLSSPTLPLSQVNDYAETTLAPRISMISGVADVSVYGSQKYAVRARFDPRLLAARGIGIEEVQAALAAQNVNQPTGQIDGTRQTFTLKATGQLQNAKEFADIVVAWRNGTPVRLGELATVIDSVENTRQASTYFEQDKETGEIDSRRNIMLAVMKQAGTNTVEVVDRIRAALPAFQAELPASVRLDIMRDGSTAVRESVHDVEFTLLLSIALVILVIFLFLRSAVATVIPSVAIPLALLGTFVVMHFYGFTLDNFSLLALTLSVGFVVDDAIVMLENIVRYVEKGMSVRDAALKGAGEIGFTIISMTLSLVAVFIPLMFMSGVLGLLLHEFAITITASILVSGLVSLTLTPMLCSRFLKPKPAAPVQFGVQGLESGVQATPHVGPVASQPATPDPELQTPNLPPPEAEAHGKFYNACERLFDGALHLYERTLNVCMRHRLATVSTALVSVVLTALVFFRLPQGFIPTDDQGLISVSVEAAQSTSIDAMRTYMDEASRVVAAHPAVDAVQSTIGGGRNTGTNSGSMTVRLKDRSERASAFEVVHDLRRQLSQVVGIRAYPQVPPAIRIGGMSSKAQYQVAISGSDLNELYAVAQVMDERLRRLPALADFNSDLEITSPQLRVAIQRDHAARIGITPAQIETALYSAFGARQVSTIYTDRAQYYVIMEAEPALARDPESLLAVHLRTTSGRLVPLDAMVRIERTVGPLSVGHLGQSPSVTFSFNLQPGYALGDATRSVEEVATDVLPPSVSYSLLGTAQAFQDSLAGIGWLLVLAIFVIYVVLGILYEDFIHPLTILSGLPAAGLGALLTLWIFGEELNIMGYVGLVLLIGIVKKNAIMMIDFAMAAEREQGADFSPEKAIYQACVVRFRPIMMTTFAALAAAVPIAMGMGAGAESRRPLGLAVVGGLVVSQVLTLFITPVIYLYMEQFKQWWRGRKAAA
- a CDS encoding glycosyltransferase family 1, which translates into the protein MTTTSRFRNILSRIRSATVALPLALAVPALHAGIVAVDTQVPSSMSAGGTGTDPALYLVGQDSSVTVNHAGYVWLGASTAWNRLIVRNGSSLGSGGYVYIGQAEGADDNNAHITGSGSIWTVAYDLYVGGAGARNNLTVDQGAHVNIVEYDLIVGSQATGNDNNVLVSGPSARLDARLRFMIGLRGSHNVLRVENGGQVSTSSTDFSYIGRYQGANHNRVVVTGRDSRWDLAGNLLIGDGGSHNSLTIEDGGLVSIQRDLYFVYFSSSAPGTDNFVNLDGGFLAFSGDRTTDIERLINGGHIRIRDSVTGEWVTGTIDDFSFGHFADEAGAAAFSGYEGLAGYTLLTSLAAVPEPATWAALLGCGALAWAALRRRRAHYQRLKAF
- a CDS encoding LuxR family transcriptional regulator: MDIGQFSLACRDLYTPDLTPGRFIERGFRFLRRLVSCEFIACGVLDCRTRRLDIGFDRHHPDFGHTIPAFGRLMDRYPLYNFDPSTNGGRPFRRSQFFSSRQFRDLDIYSEVYRPLGIDNHCALHVPSRPGEILFFGLERAGGSDFSDDELTLLTHAQPLLANARALACGHAALQPDEIVDPRLLVRAGLTPREAETLFWIAQGKSNAEIGGILGLSLYTVKEYAAAVFDKSGVGNRHAAIAWARRTCLELRQKDATPAGFVDIPARATA